Proteins encoded by one window of Silvibacterium dinghuense:
- the hutU gene encoding urocanate hydratase, with translation MPPTKQMRRIVPQTGNTLSARSWLCEAPLRMLQNNLHPDVAERPEELVVYGGIGRAARDWESFDKIVETLKRLADDETLLIQSGKPVGVFRTHADAPRVLIANSNLVPHWATWEHFQELDRKGLMMYGQMTAGSWIYIGSQGIVQGTYETFVEMGRQHYQGNLLGRWILTAGLGGMGGAQPLAAVMAGASCLAIECQWSRIEMRLRTGYLDRATKDLDEALRIIEESSRERKPTSVGLCGNAAEILPELLRRGIRPDIVTDQTSAHDPANGYLPLGWTIEAWEQKRQSSPAEVAAAARSSIAIHVRAMVEFHRLGIPTVDYGNNIRQVAKDEGVEDAFSFPGFVPAYIRPLFCRGIGPFRWVALSDDPEDIYRTDQKVKELLPDHTNLHRWLDLARTKIRFQGLPARICWVGLGDRHRLGLAFNEMVANGELKAPVVIGRDHLDSGSVASPNRETEAMQDGSDAVSDWPLLNALLNTASGATWVSIHHGGGVGMGYSQHAGVVIVCDGTEAAARRIERVLWNDPATGVMRHADAGYEEAIRCAAERGLDLPSIAPYKPKG, from the coding sequence TTGCCGAACGTCCTGAGGAGCTGGTGGTATACGGAGGCATTGGCCGCGCAGCCCGGGATTGGGAGAGCTTCGACAAAATCGTCGAGACATTGAAGAGACTGGCCGATGACGAAACGCTTCTCATTCAATCAGGAAAGCCGGTGGGCGTCTTCAGAACTCATGCCGATGCTCCGCGTGTTCTAATCGCAAACTCCAACCTTGTTCCCCACTGGGCGACCTGGGAACACTTCCAGGAACTCGACCGCAAGGGATTGATGATGTACGGCCAGATGACGGCCGGCTCATGGATCTATATCGGGTCGCAAGGAATCGTACAGGGAACCTACGAGACGTTCGTTGAAATGGGCCGCCAGCACTATCAAGGTAACCTTCTGGGGCGTTGGATTCTGACTGCCGGGTTAGGCGGCATGGGTGGCGCTCAACCCCTTGCTGCCGTCATGGCCGGAGCATCTTGCCTGGCAATCGAATGCCAGTGGTCACGCATCGAGATGAGGCTCCGGACCGGATATCTGGACAGAGCAACGAAAGACCTCGATGAAGCCCTGCGCATCATCGAAGAATCAAGCCGCGAGAGAAAGCCGACTTCGGTGGGGCTTTGCGGAAACGCAGCCGAGATTCTTCCCGAACTCCTCCGGCGCGGAATCCGCCCGGATATTGTGACGGATCAAACATCCGCTCACGATCCAGCCAATGGATATCTGCCACTGGGCTGGACGATCGAGGCATGGGAGCAGAAGCGCCAAAGCAGCCCCGCAGAAGTTGCCGCCGCGGCGCGTTCGTCCATCGCAATTCACGTTCGCGCCATGGTCGAGTTTCATCGGTTGGGCATCCCGACCGTGGACTACGGCAACAACATTCGTCAGGTTGCAAAGGATGAGGGCGTGGAGGATGCGTTCTCCTTCCCCGGTTTTGTGCCTGCATATATTCGACCGCTCTTTTGCCGGGGCATTGGTCCATTTCGCTGGGTGGCCTTGTCCGACGACCCGGAAGATATCTATCGAACCGACCAAAAGGTAAAAGAACTCCTTCCTGACCATACAAACCTTCACCGTTGGCTTGATCTCGCCAGAACAAAAATCCGTTTTCAGGGTCTGCCAGCGCGCATTTGCTGGGTGGGCCTGGGAGACCGGCACCGCCTGGGTCTGGCCTTTAATGAGATGGTCGCCAATGGAGAGCTCAAAGCTCCAGTCGTCATTGGAAGAGACCATCTTGATTCGGGTTCGGTCGCCAGCCCCAATCGCGAGACAGAGGCGATGCAGGATGGCTCCGACGCCGTTTCCGACTGGCCTCTTCTCAACGCACTTCTGAACACCGCATCGGGTGCAACCTGGGTATCCATCCATCATGGAGGTGGAGTGGGTATGGGCTATTCACAACACGCCGGTGTGGTCATCGTGTGCGATGGAACAGAAGCTGCAGCCCGCCGCATCGAACGCGTCTTGTGGAATGACCCGGCTACCGGTGTCATGCGTCATGCCGACGCCGGATATGAAGAGGCAATTCGGTGCGCCGCCGAGCGGGGGCTCGATCTGCCTTCCATCGCTCCATATAAGCCAAAGGGGTAA